One Natrinema marinum genomic window carries:
- the hisH gene encoding imidazole glycerol phosphate synthase subunit HisH, translating to MSSVSATQEQSLASVVVVDYGLGNLRSVTRGLERAGAEVEITDDPAAFETADGVVLPGVGAFREGVENADPLREDLLAVADRGQPLFGICLGMQMLLTSSEEGETDGDAAVEGLDLVPGTNVRFAEGQKVPHMGWNELEVQREHPLVDGVDGNYAYFVHSYYAVPDDEEATVATTDYEREFPSIVANEAGNVFGTQFHPEKSGETGLQILRNFVEICADE from the coding sequence ATGAGCAGCGTCTCCGCAACACAGGAGCAGTCCCTCGCCTCCGTCGTCGTCGTCGACTACGGACTGGGGAACCTCCGCAGCGTCACCCGCGGCTTGGAGCGGGCAGGTGCCGAAGTCGAGATCACCGACGACCCCGCGGCGTTCGAGACGGCCGACGGCGTCGTCCTGCCCGGTGTCGGCGCGTTTCGCGAGGGCGTCGAGAACGCCGATCCGCTCCGCGAGGACCTCCTCGCGGTCGCCGACCGCGGTCAGCCGCTGTTTGGCATCTGTCTCGGGATGCAGATGCTGCTGACCTCGAGCGAGGAGGGCGAGACCGACGGCGACGCCGCCGTCGAAGGGCTGGATCTGGTTCCGGGAACCAACGTCCGGTTCGCCGAGGGCCAGAAAGTGCCCCACATGGGCTGGAACGAACTCGAGGTACAGCGCGAGCACCCGCTGGTCGACGGTGTGGACGGCAACTACGCCTACTTCGTCCACTCCTACTACGCGGTCCCCGACGACGAGGAGGCGACGGTCGCGACGACCGACTACGAACGCGAGTTCCCCTCGATCGTCGCCAACGAGGCGGGCAACGTCTTCGGCACGCAGTTCCACCCCGAAAAGAGCGGCGAGACGGGGCTGCAGATCCTGCGGAACTTCGTCGAGATCTGCGCGGACGAGTAG